From Mucilaginibacter gotjawali:
ATGGCCTCGGCCCTTTGGAGTTGGAACGGAACCAGGAACTGATCGCCAGCCGCATACCGGCAAATGGCGGCGTCATTGTAGACGTGGGCGGCGGCCCGGGCGTTTATGCCGAATGGCTGGCTGGCTTGGGGCATACGGTTTATTTGATCGACCCGGTACATAAACATATCCAGCAGGCCCAAAAACGGGCTGCTAAGCTTAAAAAGCCGTTTAAAGCAACATTGGGCGAAGCGAGGCAGCTGGACTTTCCGGATAATTCTGCCGATGTGTTGATCCTGCACGGCCCTTTATACCATTTACAAAAAAAGGCCGACAGGTTGAAGGCTCTTTACGAAGCTTACCGCGTACTTAAACCCAATGGCGTTTTGCTGGCCTTTGCCATCAACCATACCGTATCCACATTAACAGGCTTATTAAACGGAATGATCCACGACCCGCAGTTTTACGCCATGTGCCAGAGCGAACTGCAAACCGGCATCCACAACCCGCCGGCCAGCTGGCCCGGCATTTTGCCCGAGGCCTTTTTCCATAAACCGGATGAGCTGCTGGATGAAGTAAAGGAAGCCGGCTTTGCCAGCCTGGAGCTGTTTGCCGTGGAGGGAATGATCTGGCTCGACAGTAAATACTTTGAAAGCCGCTCCAACCCCCAAAAGAAGGCCGCCATGATGAACCTGCTTAAAACCAACGAACAAAACCGCGAGCTGCTGGCATTTAGCCCCCACATGATGGTTTGCGGAAGGAAAAGCGCGGGAAACGCGTGAACCACCCGATACAGATGAATAAACGTGGGACACCTGGTACGCAAATAAATTCTGTATTTTGCTTGGATTTTTAAAGAAAAATCCTTATAAAAAGAGCATTTAATTCATTTGTTGGGTATCCCACTGGGTTAGCTACTACCAAGTATAGAAATCGGACATCAAATTCTGTCATGGAAACCTCGGGAAGACATTGAATATTGCATTTAATGTCAGGGTTTCACCGGCTCATATTAACCGCGCCTATATCGCCCCGCGTAGAAGTATAACGCCCTTTCAGGGCTCGCCGGGTGTACCGATACCCGCCGGACTTCGCCCGGCGTTGACGTATAAGGCCCTTTCAGGGCTGATGTAAAAAAAAGTAAGTCCTGAAAGGACGTAATATACCAACGATGGGTGCAGCCCATCGCATAACGACAGGAATAACCCACCTGCCCCCGCCAGTTCAAGTGTCTTTCACTTGAACTTACCATATTTTGAGCGTCCCGCTCAACCCAACAAACTATTCCGATTTACGTAAATATAATTCTATAAAAGGCCTCAAATCATTTTTAAACCAATCCGGATTTTGGCTGCGCAATTCCAGCTTTTTAGTTGCCTTACTATATTCAGCTACGGTAAAAAAATCATTTTCTTCGGTTGCGTTAATTTAAATTAAATTATCAATAGCATCGAAATTAGTTTTAAGCAGCGGAAGGGTATTGTTATACATTTCGGTAATGGTTTCGGGCGTTACCAGGTGCAGGCCACTTTCATACCTTATTTTTGCCCTATCAAGACATAACTGTAAACTATCGGTAAAAAACAGGATAACATTCAGCTGGTTTTCGTTATTGAACTTTTTGGCTGCCAAAGCATATTCATACTGGTGGGGATAGCCCAGGTTCAGTTCAAGGGCAATATCTTCATTGCGGATCAGTTTCCGCCTTATAATCTCGCGCACCCTGTAAATGGAATATTCATTGTAATCGGCAAAACCTTTCGCCTTATACTTAAAACGCATTTCATCTTCGTTCAGGATATCAAGGTCCTCATCGATATACTCAAAACCCTTAGTGCTTTTACCGATACCCGGCGGCCCGGCAATAATTTGAATCGCCGACATTAATGAACAGGTACAATCCTTCCGTCAGCATACTCGGCTATCATTACCCCGTCTTTTTTATAAACAAGCGGTTGCCCTATCGAAAACAGGTAAGCCTTCGCCTCCTTCTGTTTTTGAATTTGCCATTCCTTCTCTTCTTCAAAAGTCATTTTAAAAGGCGATTTGGTCATCGTCCCTTTTCGCATCAACTGTTCTTCGGGTGTTTCAATCATAACAAGATGAATTTACACAAAAATAACGAAATCCCGGCAATCAAAATAATTTTGCATTTGGCATTCCCTGCCGGCGGACGCAATCCGTATTCATTAACAACTGGTTTATAATGGGTGGAAAATGTGGCGTTAAATTGAAGTATTACGGTTTGACGAAACAGACCTGCAATGCGGGTAAAAGCTTTTTCGTGCTTTTGTGCACCCTATAAAATCAAATGATAAAATGAACCCGCTTCCTTTTACCGACTTCAAGCTATTGGAATAAAAAATTCACCCGTGCAAAAATCATAAAGGCAGGTGAAATACTGATTGCGCCGGGTAGCGCCTTTCACTTTTCCCGCACAGCACTATAGCCTCCCTTTCAGGGCTGTTAGGTTGCGCACAAACCCGCCGGACTTCGCCCTGCGTTGACGTATAAGGCCCTTTCAGGGCTGATGTAAAAAAAAGTAAGTCCTGAAAGGACGTAATATACCAACGATGGGTGCAGCCCATCGCATAGCAAACGGGTAACCCAGCTACCCAGCCACAAGACGTATCCTTCACTTCAATTTTCCATATTTTAAGGGTCCCGGTGTATGGCTTTGTTGCAGGGCGTTGTACGTGTAGCAAACGCAACATTTTGCCTTGATGAATTTGGCCTTTGATAATTCCCTCTTTCATCGGGTCTGTCGACCAGGCCTTGTAGCATGAAACCCACGCGCCGCAGCCGGCTAATGAACTTTTTCCGGCTCCCTTTTCCGCAAAAGCCCCTGTATATAAAGTGAGGCAGATCATTTGTTATTAACAACAATTGCATTACATTCAGCTACTTATTTTTTAATCATGAGTCTGTACTACCTTATTTACTCAAGCATACCCACCAGGATTTTAAATGATGCAGAGCTGGAGCAATTACTAGCCACTTCGCGGGCGGAGAATAAAAATCACCGGGTAACTGGTATGCTGGTTTGCCTGGCAGACAGCTATATACAATTAATAGAGGGGGCAGAAGAAGCGATTAAGCGACTTTACCAAAACATTGTTAAAGATGCCAGGCATGAGCAGGTGGTCACGTTAATGGAAGGGCCGGTCAGCGTGCGGTTTTTTCCGGATTGGGCAATGGGCTTCGATAAGGACAAATACACCTTATCAGATTATTCAAACACCTTCCACCTGCTGGACGACGACTTGTCTAAATTATTGGATATTCTTTACCGAAACTAAAAAACTGATCAGCGCTTATAAAACTGCAACATGTTTTTTACCCCGCCCCTTCAATCGTGCGCATTGGCAGATGAAACACAACGTTTTTACTTGTTAGCTGTTTGGGAGGTACATCCGGGTGTGCCTGGCAAAGCAAGCCGCTAATCAGCTAAGGGCATTTCAAATGCTATTTGCCCTGCTTAAATAAAAATTATTTCTTTTAAATTGCATGCAGTAAAAAAACAAAACTTCATTGTATGATCATTGCGGCAATCGTCCGGAACAAGCAAAATATAATCTACGGCTTAGCCCTTGCCCTGTTATTGCTGTTGCTGAATTGGCTGGAGTGGCATTTTGTGATCATTAACCATGCCTTTGAAATTTATGCAGGTGCCATTGCGCTGATTTTTACTGCCCTTGGCATCTGGCTTGCCATAAAACTGGTTAAACCAAAAGTAAACACCGTTGTGATTGAAAAGCCGGTGATTGCCGTTACAGGGTTTATATTAAATGGGGCCGAATTAAACAGGCGGCGCATCAGCAGCCGCGAGCTGGAGGTATTGCAGCTGATGGCCACCGGCCTGAGCAACCAGGAAATTGCCGAACGCTTATTTGTATCATTAAACACTATAAAAACGCATACCTCAAACCTGTTTTTAAAACTGGAAGCCGGACGGCGTACCCAGGCTATTGAAAAAGCAAAGCGATTAAATTTGATCCCCTGATCCCTTCATGCTTAAGGGTGACTGTGGCGTTTTTTTGCAAAATCACCCAAAAGTATGACGGAGAAATGAACATGAAATTTCAATTTTGAGCAGATGTTAAACTTTAAATAATCAGCAAAATGAAAAAGACAGTTTGGGTTTGCGGCTTAATAGCCGGTATGATCAGTATCTCCTGGGCTTTGGTTGGTGAAGGTTGGTTGCACGCTCATTTAAACATGAATACGCGGATGTTTTTGGGCTATGCCACCATGATCCTGGCGTTTTCACTCATCTTTGTGGCCATAAAAAATTACCGGGATACGCACAATAATGGCCAGGTTACTTTTGGTAAGGCGTTGGGTATTGGCCTGTTGGTAACGCTCATCGCATCAACGGTGTATGTGGTGGTTTGGATGATAGATTTTAAATATTTTATACCTGACTTTGGCGAAAAATATACCGCACAGGTAATAGCCGAAATGAAGGCAAACGGCGCAAACGCAGCAGCTGTAAAAAAGGAAACAGCTGAACTGACAGCCACCATGACAAAATATAAAACAAGCGCCCTTTTCAGGATAATGGTTACCTATTCAGAAATTGTGCCGGTTGGCGTGGTGGTTTCCTTAATAGCTGCGCTTATCCTCAAAAAGAAATCGAAACCGCTTGCGGCGACGGCATAATTCAATAAACAAACCAGCTAAATAATTAATATGAAAAAAGTAACAGGTATAGGCGGGGTATTTTTTAAATGCGATGACCCCAAAAGCATGAACGATTGGTATGTAAAAAACCTTGGCCTGCCGGTAGGCCAATACGGAACAACATTTGAGTGGCGGCATAATGATGATCCGTCCAAAACAGGGTCAACTTCCTGGTGCACTTTCGCAAAGGATACCAAATATTTCGATCCCTCGGTGAAGCCATTTATGATTAATTACCGGGTTGAAGACCTCGTCGCGCTGGTGGAAGAACTAAAAAAGGAAAACGTAACCATTGTGGATGAAATTGCTGATTATGACTATGGTAAGTTCATTCACGTACTCGATCCGGAAGGAAACATTATTGAACTTTGGGAGCCGAAGGGGGAGTAGGCAAGGATAACCATAGCAATGGGTTTAAAACCCATCGCTATGGTTATCCTTAATTTGCTGATTCCTGCATGCACCATTGTGCGCACTTTGCCGGATAAGAAAATGGATCGAACTATTCATCCATCACAAACAAACCCCATCATTACATAACTGCTTTTTACATTTGGCACATAAAAACAGCTCTTCCCCATCCACCTCTTTAATGGTTCCCTTTGCATCGTTCATTAAACATCTTTTGTCGCCGCTGGTGCAATGTTCAAGGCCAAGGTTGTGGCCGATCTCATGTAAACAAACTTTGATCAGCCTAAGATGAAAAAGTTGTTTAGTTGCATAGCGTTTTAACCTGAAGGTTGAAATAACACAGGTCGTTCCCGGCATAGCGCCCAGGCCAAACACGCCCCATTCATTAGTATGCCGTTCCGGATTTTTAATAGCGATATCATTTTGAGTTAAAATCAGGGTGATTTCACCTGATCTGTATTTAGCCAATATCCGGTTGGCCTCGTAACGGGTTTTACTGCCGGCAAGGATGTCGTCGCTTAAGCTTACAGCCGGTTTAATAACGCATTTATAATGATAAAAACGTTCCACCGACGACTTCACCAGGCTGATCTCTTCTTTATTTACATTTCCAAGCGGCTGAATGAAGATAATTTTTGAGTGGTCAGCCATTACCCACATCATTACAGCATAAAGCGGGAACAATAATAATCTCATGAAGAAAGATACACATTATAACAATAGTCCGGTACGCCCTACCAGTAATTGCCTTTTTGTTTTGCTGTAAATATAAATAGTTATATATCAATATAACGTGCCGCGGCCATCTGGAAACCCCGCCAGATGGGCTGTGTTTTAGGATCTAAGCGTCAAGTAAAGCGCAACAATTACTAAAAATACGGGCACAAAAACCCGGATACATTCCTTTAAATTATATGATCCGTTAACAAAAACTGCTTTGAAGGCGGATACTTCGGCTTCGATAAAGTGATTCATGGCTTTAGATTTAAAATGTACATACTGGTAGAAATCATTCCTAAACCAGCACCGGATTAAAATGGAATGAATTTACAAACGAATATACCCGGATAAATACTGATAAAAAATGCGTTTGAACAGGTTGAAATGTGATCATCGGCATAAAAAACCGAAGTGGGATCTTCAGGTTTTGTATGCAATATTTGCAAGTGTGCAGCGTTCAGTTAGCAATTGCAATTTTCAGCATATTATATTTAACTTTGCAAGCTGATTAAAGCCCTGAGGATTTAAATGAAACTTTTACTGGTCATTTTTTTTGCCGCCACATGTACTTCGGCCTCGGCCCAGTGGTACCGCGTCGACCAGCTTTTAAAGAAAAGGGCCACCCGTACGCCGTACGAAGATCTTTCAGGCGGCCGGTATATTGCCAGGTTCAAGGCTGAGAAAGCCCCTCATCCAAAAATTTCCCCGGTATTGATCGATCGTTCACAATATAGCCTGGAAGCGTCTGAAAATGTGGTGATGCAATTGGCCCAGCACAATATGCGCTTCCGGATCTACAATGATGCCAGCTATAACTTCAGCGAACTGGCGCGTTTATATGTTAAACAAAACAGGCTGTCAGAAGCTAAATGGTTTTTATTGCAAAGCAATAATATATCCCGCCAGCAAAACGACGATAAACATACCATCGAAAACCTGGTTGAACTGGCCAGCATAAAAGCCACTATGGGTGATGTGCTGCTGGCACGGCAGGACCTTGCCGAGGCGCATGACCTGGCCTATGCAAAAGGGCTAAACCAATACTACGAAACCATCGAACTGGCAACCCAGTATTTGAACCAAAACAAGCAGCCCAAACAGCGGCCCGTGTTAATTTATGCCGACGGGGCACAGAATAAAACCAAAGCCGAATAATAAAGTGGCCTGTAAATCAGTTCTAAACCTGCTTGTTTTGTAACAATATAGTAAAAAGCAAAATGTTTTGTGAAACAATTGAAACATTATTGTATAATTGTTATTCATAAAAAAGAGACAGCAATTCAGGCCGTCTCTTTTTTGTTTACTTTAGCGAAATTATTTATCAGCAGGCACGAGAATTGATGTTTTATTTAGTCCCCGATTTAAAAAGCGTAAAAGATATGTTCAAGAAATTTTATTTATTGCTGGTGGTTGGTGCAGC
This genomic window contains:
- a CDS encoding class I SAM-dependent methyltransferase is translated as MAENTLISSGIDAFYAGAAEDKRLTYGLGPLELERNQELIASRIPANGGVIVDVGGGPGVYAEWLAGLGHTVYLIDPVHKHIQQAQKRAAKLKKPFKATLGEARQLDFPDNSADVLILHGPLYHLQKKADRLKALYEAYRVLKPNGVLLAFAINHTVSTLTGLLNGMIHDPQFYAMCQSELQTGIHNPPASWPGILPEAFFHKPDELLDEVKEAGFASLELFAVEGMIWLDSKYFESRSNPQKKAAMMNLLKTNEQNRELLAFSPHMMVCGRKSAGNA
- a CDS encoding BLUF domain-containing protein, which produces MSLYYLIYSSIPTRILNDAELEQLLATSRAENKNHRVTGMLVCLADSYIQLIEGAEEAIKRLYQNIVKDARHEQVVTLMEGPVSVRFFPDWAMGFDKDKYTLSDYSNTFHLLDDDLSKLLDILYRN
- a CDS encoding response regulator transcription factor, producing MIIAAIVRNKQNIIYGLALALLLLLLNWLEWHFVIINHAFEIYAGAIALIFTALGIWLAIKLVKPKVNTVVIEKPVIAVTGFILNGAELNRRRISSRELEVLQLMATGLSNQEIAERLFVSLNTIKTHTSNLFLKLEAGRRTQAIEKAKRLNLIP
- a CDS encoding DUF4199 domain-containing protein; translated protein: MKKTVWVCGLIAGMISISWALVGEGWLHAHLNMNTRMFLGYATMILAFSLIFVAIKNYRDTHNNGQVTFGKALGIGLLVTLIASTVYVVVWMIDFKYFIPDFGEKYTAQVIAEMKANGANAAAVKKETAELTATMTKYKTSALFRIMVTYSEIVPVGVVVSLIAALILKKKSKPLAATA
- a CDS encoding VOC family protein → MKKVTGIGGVFFKCDDPKSMNDWYVKNLGLPVGQYGTTFEWRHNDDPSKTGSTSWCTFAKDTKYFDPSVKPFMINYRVEDLVALVEELKKENVTIVDEIADYDYGKFIHVLDPEGNIIELWEPKGE